A section of the Eublepharis macularius isolate TG4126 chromosome 1, MPM_Emac_v1.0, whole genome shotgun sequence genome encodes:
- the KCNJ9 gene encoding G protein-activated inward rectifier potassium channel 3 isoform X1, whose translation MAKENAAFSAIPETPVSEPKTPLSSRQLKSAAVRRLGVEPEKAEKKKGRQRYVEKDGKCNVQHGNVHETYRYLTDIFTTLVDLKWRFSLLVFILAYAVTWLFFGLIWWFIAYCRGDLDHLGEVEWTPCVKNLNGFVSAFLFSIETETTIGYGHRVITDQCPEGIVLLLLQAILGSMVNAFMVGCMFVKISQPNKRAETLVFSSHAVISLRDDRLCLMFRVGDLRNSHIVEASIRAKLIKSKQTQEGEFIPLNQTDINVGFETGDDRLFLVSPLIISHEINEHSPFWEVSKEQLRKDEFEIVVILEGMVEATGMTCQARSSYLVDEVLWGHRFMSVLSLEDGFYEVDYNSFHQTFEVPTPSCSARELAEAAARMDAHLYWSIPSRLDEKVEEATEKVEEGSKERNGNLASLESESKV comes from the exons ATGGCCAAAGAGAACGCGGCTTTCTCCGCCATCCCCGAGACGCCGGTGTCTGAGCCCAAGACGCCTCTCTCTTCTCGCCAGCTCAAATCAGCTGCGGTGCGGCGTCTGGGTGTGGAGCCCGAGAAGGCGGAGAAGAAGAAGGGCCGCCAGCGGTACGTGGAGAAAGATGGGAAGTGCAACGTCCAACACGGCAACGTGCACGAGACCTACCGCTACCTGACAGACATTTTCACCACCCTGGTGGACCTGAAGTGGCGCTTCAGCCTGCTGGTCTTCATCTTGGCGTACGCCGTCACCTGGCTGTTCTTCGGCCTCATCTGGTGGTTCATTGCTTACTGCCGCGGTGACCTGGACCACCTGGGCGAGGTGGAGTGGACCCCTTGTGTCAAGAACCTGAACGGCTTCGTCTcggccttcctcttttccatcGAAACGGAGACGACCATTGGCTACGGCCACCGGGTCATTACGGACCAGTGTCCCGAGGGCATcgtcttgctgctgctgcaggccaTCCTGGGCTCCATGGTCAACGCCTTCATGGTGGGCTGCATGTTCGTCAAGATCTCTCAGCCCAACAAGCGAGCCGAGACGCTGGTGTTCTCCTCGCACGCCGTCATCTCCCTGCGCGACGACCGCCTGTGCCTCATGTTCCGGGTGGGGGACCTGCGCAACTCCCACATCGTGGAAGCCTCCATCCGGGCCAAGCTGATCAAGTCCAAGCAGACCCAGGAAGGGGAGTTCATCCCGCTCAACCAGACGGACATCAACGTGGGCTTTGAGACGGGCGACGACCGCCTCTTCTTGGTCTCGCCCCTCATCATCAGCCACGAGATCAACGAGCACAGCCCcttctgggaggtctccaaggAGCAGCTGAGGAAGGACGAGTTCGAGATTGTGGTCATCTTGGAAGGGATGGTGGAGGCCACAG GGATGACGTGCCAAGCCCGGAGCTCCTACCTGGTGGACGAGGTTCTCTGGGGCCACCGCTTCATGTCTGTCCTGAGCCTGGAGGATGGCTTCTACGAGGTGGACTACAACAGCTTCCATCAGACCTTCGAGGTGCCCACCCCCAGCTGCAGTGCCCGAGAACTGGCCGAGGCCGCCGCGCGCATGGACGCTCACCTGTACTGGTCTATCCCGAGTCGGCTGGacgaaaaggtggaggaagccacCGAGAAGGTGGAAGAAGGCAGCAAGGAGAGGAACGGGAACCTCGCCAGCTTGGAAAGCGAGTCGAAGGTTTAA
- the KCNJ9 gene encoding G protein-activated inward rectifier potassium channel 3 isoform X2, producing the protein MAKENAAFSAIPETPPEKAEKKKGRQRYVEKDGKCNVQHGNVHETYRYLTDIFTTLVDLKWRFSLLVFILAYAVTWLFFGLIWWFIAYCRGDLDHLGEVEWTPCVKNLNGFVSAFLFSIETETTIGYGHRVITDQCPEGIVLLLLQAILGSMVNAFMVGCMFVKISQPNKRAETLVFSSHAVISLRDDRLCLMFRVGDLRNSHIVEASIRAKLIKSKQTQEGEFIPLNQTDINVGFETGDDRLFLVSPLIISHEINEHSPFWEVSKEQLRKDEFEIVVILEGMVEATGMTCQARSSYLVDEVLWGHRFMSVLSLEDGFYEVDYNSFHQTFEVPTPSCSARELAEAAARMDAHLYWSIPSRLDEKVEEATEKVEEGSKERNGNLASLESESKV; encoded by the exons ATGGCCAAAGAGAACGCGGCTTTCTCCGCCATCCCCGAGACGCCG CCCGAGAAGGCGGAGAAGAAGAAGGGCCGCCAGCGGTACGTGGAGAAAGATGGGAAGTGCAACGTCCAACACGGCAACGTGCACGAGACCTACCGCTACCTGACAGACATTTTCACCACCCTGGTGGACCTGAAGTGGCGCTTCAGCCTGCTGGTCTTCATCTTGGCGTACGCCGTCACCTGGCTGTTCTTCGGCCTCATCTGGTGGTTCATTGCTTACTGCCGCGGTGACCTGGACCACCTGGGCGAGGTGGAGTGGACCCCTTGTGTCAAGAACCTGAACGGCTTCGTCTcggccttcctcttttccatcGAAACGGAGACGACCATTGGCTACGGCCACCGGGTCATTACGGACCAGTGTCCCGAGGGCATcgtcttgctgctgctgcaggccaTCCTGGGCTCCATGGTCAACGCCTTCATGGTGGGCTGCATGTTCGTCAAGATCTCTCAGCCCAACAAGCGAGCCGAGACGCTGGTGTTCTCCTCGCACGCCGTCATCTCCCTGCGCGACGACCGCCTGTGCCTCATGTTCCGGGTGGGGGACCTGCGCAACTCCCACATCGTGGAAGCCTCCATCCGGGCCAAGCTGATCAAGTCCAAGCAGACCCAGGAAGGGGAGTTCATCCCGCTCAACCAGACGGACATCAACGTGGGCTTTGAGACGGGCGACGACCGCCTCTTCTTGGTCTCGCCCCTCATCATCAGCCACGAGATCAACGAGCACAGCCCcttctgggaggtctccaaggAGCAGCTGAGGAAGGACGAGTTCGAGATTGTGGTCATCTTGGAAGGGATGGTGGAGGCCACAG GGATGACGTGCCAAGCCCGGAGCTCCTACCTGGTGGACGAGGTTCTCTGGGGCCACCGCTTCATGTCTGTCCTGAGCCTGGAGGATGGCTTCTACGAGGTGGACTACAACAGCTTCCATCAGACCTTCGAGGTGCCCACCCCCAGCTGCAGTGCCCGAGAACTGGCCGAGGCCGCCGCGCGCATGGACGCTCACCTGTACTGGTCTATCCCGAGTCGGCTGGacgaaaaggtggaggaagccacCGAGAAGGTGGAAGAAGGCAGCAAGGAGAGGAACGGGAACCTCGCCAGCTTGGAAAGCGAGTCGAAGGTTTAA